tctagtcttttTTCTTGATCTTTGTCAGAACTTTGGGACTTCGTGGATAATTTTACCTTGATATTGAAGATTCTGATTGAAAATGGAATTTCTTTTCTGTCTATTCTTCTCACTTTAAGTTTTTTCTTACTTTCCTGAAAATTTGCTTCCTACCTTTCCCTCTTCTATTATTCCTGGTTCCTTCTAGAAATTTCATTCAATATGAGAGATTTTCATATAAATTCTACAATgttttcttgaaaatgatgGTGCGTCTTACGTCAGTTACTTCCTCCTCAGGACTCTTCTCCGCGCCTCTCTTCATCGTTGAAGGTTTCTGTaactgtatcaatatagccgaTATAGATCGTCATGTGCACCAAAACAAGGAGAATTTTAACACAACACAGTCTAGTTACCTAGTAGCGTTAGatagacctacatgtaccattctTCTATGGTCTCCTCCTGGCGACTTCATGTAGGATGGTATTGGCCATGGGTCAGGGATCCCTGGGGAACCTCCCATTCTGTTAACAAGGAAAAATTGTGATAGAAAATACGTTAAGACGGAAAATAAGTTTACCtcatctgtcccaaaaatgacatgaaagtcTTGAAAATGTACGTTACCCAGGAAATCAACAATGAGCTCCCAAATAATGAGTGAGACGTAAAAAAATTGAGCTACGTAGAGACCGCCCTGTTATGGTAACTTCAGTTATAAACAAGACTGACAAGTTGATAATGGAACTCTACTTCCAATTGTTTCACAATCTTATCAAGATATGTTGTTCATTTCAAATCAAGGCAATGGACATTCTCATATTACGTATTGAAGGTTGATGCCAGTAGTTGATAACAAAAATCCCATACCCTTACCTTGGTCAAaataaaaacgcaaaataaaaatgaagacACTCTCATTTGTTGAACTGATAATTGCAATGTTATCATTGATTGAGCAGTTAATTGTGTTAGACAGTTCATTATAGATGAGTCAAAAATAACTAGTCGTAAATTTATTGGTTAGTTATGTCATTGCTACACTTAAATGAAAAATTTTTCGCATACCCCCTGAAATCTTGCGGCCGCCCCTGCATCTGTTGCGGCGTGATAATTAGAGGCTTGTCTAGAACGACATCTACGATCTTTGGCAGTCCGTCGGGCTTGTCGATGCACTCGGGCTGGAATTGCAGGAGGAAACTCCTGTCGTATTGCTTCTTCCCCTCAGAATTCAATGGATTCCtctggtctgtgtgtgtgtggggggggggggggcacaaaatatggttttgaaacgacAAATATTGTTTctcatgcagaaaaaaaattagctcTTTTACTTAGGAAAATCAGAGCACAATGAATGCAGGTATACTTTTTTGTGATCTATAAATCCTAGGATGAAAACACTATCCTAAaatcaaatacagtcaaacctgtctatagcggccactcaagggaccggacaaatttggccactatagacaggtggcctctgtatagaggtggcaacttgtagataaaatacccaagggacagacaaaaagtggccactatggacaggtggcccctctgtagaggtggcccctaatacaggtttgactgtataatgaAGGTTAGatgtccaggtaataagatatatcTAATAATGATTACCCAACTAGATATAATTTTGGATACGGTCAGAGGTTTCAGTTAACATCCTGCAGTATCTTTCGACAGTGACACTGAGAAGatcttgttgaagagcaggttctATACCGTAACTACATGAATTTGATATGTAAAGGAGGAGGTGAAGACAAGGAGTTGTAGCAAGTTCATGTAAGTATGAACGAATTGTTACAAGTTCTTAAAAAGTAACATGCAATAGTAAGATACATCTTTCTTTACCTTCCCTACATTTATATTTTAACCCAGATTTGTCTTCTATCTCTACTATATCTTCATCATTCTCCTCTGCCTCGTTATTGTTGGTCACACCGTCCACTTCGGGCGCCGGTGAGTCTTCCTTCGGAGCCGCCGATGTCTCGACCTTGGGCGCAGATGATACACAGATGAATCACTagcattttgtgtgtgtgtgttgtcatcaagaaataaaagtatgattacagtacagtactagtatgaacGTACCGTAGTTTCGGGTCAagagcttacatgtacattctcgcatgacatgatttaaaaaaaatctaattttggaacagtccattttggGATCAGGAGGAGGATCTTGTTTTGTGGCAGAATGATACAGGGCTATCTTATGCAATACTTGTGGACTTGAATCCAACATCAGCCCACGAATGTATAAAAAAGTTTCCCATATAATACAATGTCTTTNNNNNNNNNNNNNNNNNNNNNNNNNNNNNNNNNNNNNNNNNNNNNNNNNNNNNNNNNNNNNNNNNNNNNNNNNNNNNNNNNNNNNNNNNNNNNNNNNNNNTCCCCCCATTTCGAGTAAGTACTAATGTCTGACTCTATTGATACGAATGATATAAGCCAATCTCTTGTCTCACTTACTTTCTCTTCGTCAGTCTCCTTTTTCCGCTCCCATATCTTTGATGTTGCTGCAATATATAACCATGCTATATGTTGCTAATGTTGTTAATAACAATATTAGCAACATACAATATTAGTaacctatctatctatctatctatctatctatctatctatctatctatctatctatccatctttctctctctctctctctctctctctatatatatatatatatatgtatatatataaatccGTCGTAATGTTGAATTATTGTtattaatattatattattattaatgtTACATGACGACggatttatatatataaatccGTCGTAATGTTGAAGGAATCCTAAAAAAcgctatttttttcatttcaagggATCTTGCGAAGTCTGACGAGAGACACAATCTGCATAAAGTAGCTAGAATAGATCTAGATGGCGCAGAAGTCATTCTTGTGACCTGCTTGTCACGATAGAATCAGAGGCACTTTGTATACCAATCGTCTGTGCGTgaaaataactacatgtatatggcttcAATAATAACAGGTTCGGATAATGGGATGGAATGATATCATGTACGTACGATTGTAATGTACTACGGACCtcgacctgaatgttctgtaccggtacccagcccccAAACAGATGGCGTTATAATGGCATCACAGACGTCGTAACAACACCAAATTTGATGGTCATACGCAAGTGGTATAGAAGCTACAGACAATGGAAAAGCCCCCAATCCTACTCCATACCAGATTACCCAAAACTATTCAAATATTAAAAGCTACCCAGAGACGTTGCATGTACTTACCTTGAACTTTACCCAAAGTAATTGCAGGAAAACTGTACGGAGTTGGGGTGAAGACTGCAATGTTGCCAGTTTCGACGTCTTGCTCTGCTTTGGTTGGCTGGGAGGACTGTTCGATCAGATCTTTTAGCATCTTCCTGCCGCTGAAAACAACGATAGCCTCGCCTTGGTTGATAGACTTCTCCAGTGACTCAACGCTACTGACCAGTTGTGCCAAACGGATTTCCAAACTTTCTTTGCAATCCAGAACCAGGCTGTTGCTGGGTGCAAATAAGTTGTGCAGCTCGTCCTTGAGAGAATTGGCGCGTTTTGTTACTTCCGTAGCAAAGTCATCGGCTAGCTTTCGGGCGGTCTGGTCAACTGCTTTGACAAGGGTACCTTCCTCCACGGCCAAGCGTTTCCTCGATTGTTCTAGTTCGGTGATTTTGTGTCTGATTGTCTCAATCAGACGAGTCCCCTCTTCGCACACTTCCTTGGCCTTTATAGATTGCTCCTGTAGTGTCCTTCTAAGTCGAGTTACTCCATGAGTGTTGTGGTCCTCAAACATACACTCTTCGCAGATGGCCGCATCACAGGGAGGACAGTAGTACCTTAGTTCCTCCCCATGGTGCTTAGGGCACTGGGATTCGTCCGATACCACTGTAGGGTTCTCCGATCCTCGTGGGCCCTGCCTGTTGGAGGTTTCAACGTAATCTCGAAGGTTTGACAACGAAATGTTGTCGATCAAACCCTCAATGCCTGCCCTTCCGGCTCTTTCAAGTCTGATGGTCGCCTGACAAGTCGGGCACTTGAAGGACTTGGATCCCTTCGCGAGAGGCACCAAACATTCTTTACAAAACGTATGGCCACAGGACAGTACTTTGGGTCGCATGTAGACCTGAAGACAGATACTGCATTCGAAGTTCTCTATCTGCAGGCTACCTTGTGGGGATTCCCCTCCCGTCGCCATTTTGAAGGTTTCGGTCGGTATAGAAGCCTGTTGGAATTTGACGTTACCTGTGTTAAACCGTTGAAGTAGTTGGCATACAAATCTAGAAATATGCCCTATACGATCTCTACATCTTTAGTTTCATGAGCCAAGATGGTAAACGCGATAGTCACATGCACAGTGATGACCAACTTCAAACGCGTAAACGTACGGCAAAGGCAGGAGTAGAAGGAACCAAGTTGTAACGGTGCCCTGTACTCACCTATTGTATTACAGGTGCGTCACGAGCACCCGGCaaaaatttgcataacaaaaGACTGTTCCAATCGACCTATTACATTATTACaaacatttgcataacaaaaGACTGTTCCAATTGACCTATTTCATTATTACGTCACAGTTTGTGTACCGCAAGGAATGCCGGGACAGTTTGTGGTCAAGCGATGTTTACATTGTACGTCACTTCCTGTTTTTTGTGCGTGCTTTGGTGTTGGTGCAACGTTAGAGTAAGGATGACGCAACGCCCTGCGCCGCAGATGTTCCCACCTGGCAGGTACgaacacctgttctaaagaGCATTCTAGAACCGTCAGTTGAAGAATAAAGatcatttttaagtttttgaagtCGTGAGACTTCACGGGTAGCGAAACCAACACAGGGCGACGGAAaggtaacatccattggcataataccggtcggtttactgcaatttctcaatcaatgctaatttggcaaattggaacacaccgcggaattgcacggagaacgggcgcgtggttggaagggggtgcactataccggccgaacgaaacacggcacaattaactgccgctatgtacctttatacatcctctgttgttcttttctttcctgttagtagttgcacaaaacaaaaatctgcatgagcatacaaaaagtcatgagaaaatgggcgtatactgacaagaattttcatttaattttggtccgtcacaaccgctatgacgtaaaactttactgctggccgtagcattaaaaatggcgggaaaatggcggcgtacgttcaatttgacccattcagccgtagatccgggcgataatgcaacggttcctcacacttttacatgagttgtaggtcaccaaaagaaattcaagattgctgttgaatcatgctcgtcttgtgccgtgagcacatgtgattattatctacaaatctggcgatgaacgtgacagtgtgtttgtcccacgacgagctcgcctgccccgaaaatgacctgaaaacttttggccttgttgtcttcgaatgcattgttatcgatgctttgtaaattatgtattggacacctagatgtctgaagtgtgcatacctcagaaataactattgttgcatgtgtagatctctttaagttccagtatttttaatcgaccggtataaggcttatgaccggtattatgccagtGCATGTTACATATTGAGAGATTCAGACGAGGGACAAGGGAAAACGTAAACATGTTGCCAAATTGATTAGCAGTGGCccaaaaaggtttttttttcacgaAACAATTTGTCGCTGattttgtatgtaaatgttgaaCAAGTATCAAACTGACTCTATAAACATGGCAAAAGTACCAACCAGAAAGTAAAAACTTTGCAGCTGGTAAATGCTAAACCTTTACTTGTCGTTTCCGCAAGTGTTTTCCCAAACTACCGTTTCCAGGGAGAATAAAATTGATGATATCgttggatgtgtcgggaggaatctggaacgttggccgcgggacacccgtggcgcttgcagtcataaacagctatatagcctaatgagcctgcgttgtatgctaatgagccttcccgaagtcgggacacatctacacgcgcgcggaagctgtcggggacccctgctaagctatcgtacgaatggtccggacctttcgggagaaattttcccgatatctttatggcaatattgcagttccatctggacgctgaaaaaaagctgccggcgagaggttgttggctcgccgatatcgggaaaaaccgtaACTAGATCGTGCCTAATTCGTTTATTTATTCGTATTCATAAAATGGCTCAATAGAAATTGCTTTCTATATAGTTTATCATTAACTAGCCTCCAGGCATCAACTTTCTATTGACTTGTAAATCTATTAACGTTAACAGGCATCTACTGTATTCTAAAATGTGTCAATACCTGACTAAATGAAATTAAGGTctttcggttggctaaattggcattttaaccttccactgttttcctattaatgaattaagaaagaatggagccgtaacgaatgttgatagatgggcatacaagaattctaaatctgatttttggggggctaaattgttgacgtcatcatttttattgcccgTAATATTAaatttttctatgacaaaatacagcactatgatacataccactgtaatgaaacttcgtttttcgttgcataatgatgaaagctacaaacgcacggttgcgcaaattgatatctactaatgatctgtagtaattaaaaaatgtctgttttcatctaattaaaaaaaaattaattcttaataactacagatcgttagtagatatcagtttgcgcaaccgtgagtttgtagccttcatcattatgcacatgaatgACAAATAAGAAAAGAGAGTTAAAAAGCCTTCTAATAAGAGTACATCGCAACTTTcctgtagatacatgtatcaacatttCACCCAGACATTGGTGACATTACATATGCTACTGAAACAGTCAGAAGTTAAAGCCTTTATTTGAAAAcctttcaaaacaaaatcactGCAAACCATTCAACGTTATACGACCCCCCTCCCATTTCGCAATGTTAAAGAAATTGTTAAATTTGTTGAAGACATGTTTGCGTCCAGATCGGAAATTGTCAGAAAATCAACGATAACTAGTTACATTGTACTAGCGATGCCTACCTGATACTCTGATAGTAAGCCAATTAGAGAAGTTTATTTCTAAAGTGTCAATTTTCACAAGGCAAAATCCGAATCACGTCTCGCAATACTAGGGAATTCTTAGCATATTCCTACATCTACTTATCTATTCAGATCCGTCACGAAAATCAACCATTTGTTGAATATAGAGTAAGACCTAACTGCCACTGGAATCAAATGACAAATATCAACACTTTACAAATCGCAAAGCATACCAATTACAGTCACATGTACACAAAGCAGCTAAcgcacatacaaacaaatgcaGATGAAAGAAAGGATATATTTATATAACCTGTTGTTATTATCATTACCTTACTTGGTTAAGCTATGTTTGGCTGGCAAGACTTCTTTCGAGAACATCTTACTTCATGGGTGCTTTGGATGCTTAACGTTACATCACTACATGATGATAACAACTTTCCAAGTACGACTAAAGTGTAAACAGGGGTAAAATAGGTTCAGCTACAATGTATCTCTTCCTCCTCTGCTTCCCTTAACCAACTCATGAAGGCAGTTATGGATTTTAGTGCCACAGACTTCCCTTCCTGCTCTGATGGGTCTGTGTTTGACTCCCATGCATAGAAGGCGTCCTCCGATATTACATCCTCGTCGTAAAGTGTGTCGAAGAACATCCTTAGGAGATCTAAGGAGAGAAAAAGCAAAGTTCGTTAACTCACAAAATAAATCCTTTTTTCATGAATACTTCACTACAACCTCCCAGTACCGCATTTATGATGCTTACTTGGCGGCTGGTCCAGTTGCACCATGAGTGCCTGTAGTGCGAAGAGCGCCTGCAGCTCTCTGCTGCTCTCGTTGTCCAGGTACTTCTGCAACAGAACCACTCTCTTCTGGATAGCCTGGGTGTCGTACCTCAGTCTGGAACCTTCACCTGCAAAATACATGAAGAAAAGgtattacatgtagtaccatGTTGAATGAAAAGGTTTCTATATAGTGTGCTTGGCATTTGGACCACTATCAACAAAAGTTTTGAATTGCTCACCTGTGATTGCACTTCTACACACGGCTGTCATCAAGGCACGGATAAATGTTTGTTCCTTTGTCGTGGCTTCATCTAGGTTGGCCTGTGGGAGGAGAGCAAGAGACTCGGTGTAACTTGGAACCTTTAATATACAAGACAAAATCACTTTCCTACTGTAGAACATGTTCAGTGTCGTTTAGGAGACTCAAGGCTCCCTACTTTCTATCCGATATCCTCCATAATCTTGAAATACATTTGATCTCATGCTGCACACACAGCAATCAGAAAGAGGTGTCAGAAACTGTGGTGTCATCACTGCAGTCCTTGCTACTCACGAACTCTGTACTGTACGGTAAATTAATTAATTTAGTagtagtggttttattttgcttttgtgGACTTCTAaacttgcagttgaaacaagtCCATAGTACAGCTAGTCATACAAGGGAGAAAAATACTACAAACCCACGAAAATAAAACCAGCACGAAAGTTTCAGGATTTATATTATATTCATATTCCAAACAATGGCCAAATCTGAGAGAGTTTGGAAAACTGGTCTATTCTACGTCATGTATTCGTAGAAAGAGTCCGTTTTACTAAGTTCAACTTGACAGCAGAAGCTACCTCGATCCAGTCAAAAATCTTCTTGTTGTCGGCCCTGTCATTCATGAGTAATCTCTCCAGCTCGTCCTGTATCCTGTCCATCGTTAGAGGCTCGGGTTTCCTAGGTAACGATCGGCTCTCGTCCAATGTATAGCCTAGATTCTGTTGGCGCAAGAAAGGGAGTTGAGAAAATAAGACTGGAAATAATTGCAACTAAAATGTAAGAGCTACAATACTGAATTTGCAGAACtaggaaaattacatttcaaacaCCATCTCTCCCTCTATGACAATCACAAAGTATTCTGAAACCAACCTTTTTCTGAACAAAGTCTTGGACGTCTTCGTTTTTGGCCAGGAAGTCCTTCCAGTCCAGCCCGGAAGACTTCCAGAGTTCCCCAACTCTCTTGGGGCCCTGAAAAGTTATACCAAAttattttattgcaaattcatgcccgttgtggagaggacagaagagccTCAGGAGCTATAACACGGCTGGATACGTCGTACCAGGCCAGGGCTAGCCTGGGTAGCACCCGATTTCTACCgtggctccttacactcgctaccctaaaataCCTTTTCGTTCAAGCCGTCTAGGACGTCGTTTTCCATAGAGGAGATCATTTTATACACCCTGAGGGAGTTACAGGAACACCACGACaccacaacaaatgatacaaatgGAGAACCAGGTCTGTGTACTCACTATGTTCTTGGCAGCTTGGTGCAGAATCTCGGAAACGAGCAGGTCTGCCTTGTCGCAGGCGACCAGCGGCGTGCACGCCTCCTTCAGGAATGTGAGGGGAACACTTCCGTCCTGGACCATGGGGCCGATCAGCTCCCCCAGGTACGACCATATATGGGGGATGTCTATAGCTATGTCATCTGCAAATTCTAGGATCCCTCCCAACCTGGAAACACATGTAAAAAATTCATACCTTACCACCAGGACAACAGcaccaacccatgtaccaaataacaacacaatggcaccttgcgttccggagatacagcgcacgcgccgtgcccgcacaaaaggtaacctagaATGTCAAGATCAAGCACCAAGAgtgccaaaatcaaaattgagaattattcagccaccgccaacacatgtgccaaatatcatcgcgccgcaccatccgttcagaagatataactccggaaaaaCCCTCCCGGAcgcaaaattcgacctgccgtgtcaagttcaagcacgacaaggcccaaagtcaatgctaggcaacaggcaacaaccccccacccatgcaccaaaaatcgttgcaatcgcgCATATCGTTCCGGACatacagcgccaaaagtgcccaaaaaacacaaaaaatgccacctgcaatgtcacgTTCAAGCACCAGGAGGCCTaaaaaaccatacctgcattaCATGCAGGCAAAAAGTTGTTATCTTTGTAATACCATGTATGGGGGATGTCTTTAGCCATGTCATCTGCAAATTCTAGGATCCCAACCTGGAGATGGAACAGTTGTGATCCTTTGTTGCAACCTACCTTAAACATACATCAAGTATTTATGTTAGAACTATTTATTCTGGTCGCCTATTGGCCCGGATGTTAGTCACGTGATCTGCCCATTTCTATAAGTATGCAGAACAGCGATACCTTTGTCACGTGGTCGACGTTTCTCAGGCCGGTCAGGAGTCCTCCTCTCGTACCCTACCGGACCGCAAAGCAGAAATTTTCCGGCGGCGAGACCGATTCAGAACGCCGCAGGATAGCACGTTACAACACGAGGCACTGGCGTTCACGTTGCGGTTACCGTCTGGACAACTTTCTTTCCACGAAAGGTTTGATGTATGGCTCCAACGGTCGGTTGACActttgtctgtgtttctgtcgtATGTTTCATATTTTGTGAGACTTGTATGTGTTTCGTACGAGGTCCGGAGCAACCTATACTGATAATGTGTTGCGCTGCTTGTGATTTTTTCTAGCATGCCTGGAATTCTGACAGCCCGCTGCATCGTTTATTCTTTGCATTTCTTTGTgtatttcactttgtcatgatgtgcagtaggtacaatgtttcacgtaatgagttattcacattcctcgaatcaaatacaacagattttaagagactcaatgatacagacagatttgattatatattcagatgtaataactcccacaatgctaaaataggcaaatatataaaagactgctttgtcataagaaaaaatgccgaaactcataattagccccactcgattgtaatacaatatcaatgatttaggctagctcttattgttctagaaattaggatgccaattatttcattctatattcataatctgcatatgtactaagtttgatacttgttttagtaataagGATGATAAGTtcgtttcttcttttctttttttttgccatacattgtaccgtgtatgatcgttgcgcaataaagttcttctatgcATGAGTTCTGAACTGTGTGCTCTTCCCAATTTTCGTTACAGTTTCTATCTGTTCCAATCCTAGGCCAAGACGAGTTTAGGACGTTTTTCATTCACACTGACGTTTTGTTCCATGTTGGAGCTGAgtgatttttgtgtgatttttcgATTTTGTGAATCTTTTAGCAGGTTTTGACAACTCGTTGTGTGCTTACATAGAGAGGCAAGATGGCGGTTCGGCTTCTATCCTTTGTAATCGCACGTCTAGGACAGCTGTGAATGCTGGTTCTTTCTGCTGAGGTGTGGAACAGAACAAGAGTTTTCTagattttgttgtcattttttgatTTTCGTGAATATTTCAGGCAGAAACAGGACGACGATGACATGGTCCACGGAAACAACATGACGAcgtgtttgtttttcaggtttACATTTCACTCCCACCTTCCTTGGAAGAGTTTGACGTGCTAAACAGTCAACGTCTCTGAGTTCTGGAGGCTGCATTCTTCACGATTGTGAGTGTCTTTTCTGTTTTGGGCAGGTGGATTTTCTGTTTCGCAACCGAGATTGAACGTCGAGGCTGTGTTTGGGGTTTCTGCTAATATTTGCTTTAGGTTGGAGttgcatgtgtatgagtgtgtacCTGTAAGGCGCGGGGTGGATACTGTGGACGCGCGTGACC
The window above is part of the Branchiostoma floridae strain S238N-H82 chromosome 14, Bfl_VNyyK, whole genome shotgun sequence genome. Proteins encoded here:
- the LOC118430563 gene encoding eukaryotic translation initiation factor 4 gamma 3-like isoform X1; the protein is MATGGESPQGSLQIENFECSICLQVYMRPKVLSCGHTFCKECLVPLAKGSKSFKCPTCQATIRLERAGRAGIEGLIDNISLSNLRDYVETSNRQGPRGSENPTVVSDESQCPKHHGEELRYYCPPCDAAICEECMFEDHNTHGVTRLRRTLQEQSIKAKEVCEEGTRLIETIRHKITELEQSRKRLAVEEGTLVKAVDQTARKLADDFATEVTKRANSLKDELHNLFAPSNSLVLDCKESLEIRLAQLVSSVESLEKSINQGEAIVVFSGRKMLKDLIEQSSQPTKAEQDVETGNIAVFTPTPYSFPAITLGKVQAWLYIAATSKIWERKKETDEEKVETSAAPKEDSPAPEVDGVTNNNEAEENDEDIVEIEDKSGLKYKCREDQRNPLNSEGKKQYDRSFLLQFQPECIDKPDGLPKIVDVVLDKPLIITPQQMQGRPQDFRGMGGSPGIPDPWPIPSYMKSPGGDHRRMVHLQKPSTMKRGAEKSPEEEVTDEVFEKMQGILDKLTSQNFQTLCQQVLDLDIVTEERLKGVIDLVFEKAITEPNFSVAYANMCRCLIHLKVPMKDNPKQTVNFRKLLLNRCQGEFERDIDNKMEKDERMRKIELAKNEDEKKKMQAELEEEMANASRRSLGNIRFIGELFKLKILAENIMHDCVVKLIKFNDEESLECLCRLLTMIGKDLDVERAKPLMDQYFEQLERNTKQKKTSSRLRFMIQDVLELRRNNWAPP
- the LOC118430563 gene encoding eukaryotic translation initiation factor 4 gamma 1-like isoform X3, with protein sequence MATGGESPQGSLQIENFECSICLQVYMRPKVLSCGHTFCKECLVPLAKGSKSFKCPTCQATIRLERAGRAGIEGLIDNISLSNLRDYVETSNRQGPRGSENPTVVSDESQCPKHHGEELRYYCPPCDAAICEECMFEDHNTHGVTRLRRTLQEQSIKAKEVCEEGTRLIETIRHKITELEQSRKRLAVEEGTLVKAVDQTARKLADDFATEVTKRANSLKDELHNLFAPSNSLVLDCKESLEIRLAQLVSSVESLEKSINQGEAIVVFSGRKMLKDLIEQSSQPTKAEQDVETGNIAVFTPTPYSFPAITLGKVQATSKIWERKKETDEEKVETSAAPKEDSPAPEVDGVTNNNEAEENDEDIVEIEDKSGLKYKCREDQRNPLNSEGKKQYDRSFLLQFQPECIDKPDGLPKIVDVVLDKPLIITPQQMQGRPQDFRGMGGSPGIPDPWPIPSYMKSPGGDHRRMVHLQKPSTMKRGAEKSPEEEVTDEVFEKMQGILDKLTSQNFQTLCQQVLDLDIVTEERLKGVIDLVFEKAITEPNFSVAYANMCRCLIHLKVPMKDNPKQTVNFRKLLLNRCQGEFERDIDNKMEKDERMRKIELAKNEDEKKKMQAELEEEMANASRRSLGNIRFIGELFKLKILAENIMHDCVVKLIKFNDEESLECLCRLLTMIGKDLDVERAKPLMDQYFEQLERNTKQKKTSSRLRFMIQDVLELRRNNWAPP
- the LOC118430563 gene encoding eukaryotic translation initiation factor 4 gamma 3-like isoform X6, with amino-acid sequence MATGGESPQGSLQIENFECSICLQVYMRPKVLSCGHTFCKECLVPLAKGSKSFKCPTCQATIRLERAGRAGIEGLIDNISLSNLRDYVETSNRQGPRGSENPTVVSDESQCPKHHGEELRYYCPPCDAAICEECMFEDHNTHGVTRLRRTLQEQSIKAKEVCEEGTRLIETIRHKITELEQSRKRLAVEEGTLVKAVDQTARKLADDFATEVTKRANSLKDELHNLFAPSNSLVLDCKESLEIRLAQLVSSVESLEKSINQGEAIVVFSGRKMLKDLIEQSSQPTKAEQDVETGNIAVFTPTPYSFPAITLGKVQDQRNPLNSEGKKQYDRSFLLQFQPECIDKPDGLPKIVDVVLDKPLIITPQQMQGRPQDFRGMGGSPGIPDPWPIPSYMKSPGGDHRRMVHLQKPSTMKRGAEKSPEEEVTDEVFEKMQGILDKLTSQNFQTLCQQVLDLDIVTEERLKGVIDLVFEKAITEPNFSVAYANMCRCLIHLKVPMKDNPKQTVNFRKLLLNRCQGEFERDIDNKMEKDERMRKIELAKNEDEKKKMQAELEEEMANASRRSLGNIRFIGELFKLKILAENIMHDCVVKLIKFNDEESLECLCRLLTMIGKDLDVERAKPLMDQYFEQLERNTKQKKTSSRLRFMIQDVLELRRNNWAPP
- the LOC118430563 gene encoding eukaryotic translation initiation factor 4 gamma 3-like isoform X2, whose amino-acid sequence is MATGGESPQGSLQIENFECSICLQVYMRPKVLSCGHTFCKECLVPLAKGSKSFKCPTCQATIRLERAGRAGIEGLIDNISLSNLRDYVETSNRQGPRGSENPTVVSDESQCPKHHGEELRYYCPPCDAAICEECMFEDHNTHGVTRLRRTLQEQSIKAKEVCEEGTRLIETIRHKITELEQSRKRLAVEEGTLVKAVDQTARKLADDFATEVTKRANSLKDELHNLFAPSNSLVLDCKESLEIRLAQLVSSVESLEKSINQGEAIVVFSGRKMLKDLIEQSSQPTKAEQDVETGNIAVFTPTPYSFPAITLGKVQAWLYIAATSKIWERKKETDEEKVETSAAPKEDSPAPEVDGVTNNNEAEENDEDIVEIEDKSGLKYKCREDQRNPLNSEGKKQYDRSFLLQFQPECIDKPDGLPKIVDVVLDKPLIITPQQMQGRPQDFRGMGGSPGIPDPWPIPSYMKSPGGDHRRMLQKPSTMKRGAEKSPEEEVTDEVFEKMQGILDKLTSQNFQTLCQQVLDLDIVTEERLKGVIDLVFEKAITEPNFSVAYANMCRCLIHLKVPMKDNPKQTVNFRKLLLNRCQGEFERDIDNKMEKDERMRKIELAKNEDEKKKMQAELEEEMANASRRSLGNIRFIGELFKLKILAENIMHDCVVKLIKFNDEESLECLCRLLTMIGKDLDVERAKPLMDQYFEQLERNTKQKKTSSRLRFMIQDVLELRRNNWAPP